The Terriglobales bacterium genome has a window encoding:
- the uvrB gene encoding excinuclease ABC subunit UvrB, producing the protein MDFKLHSDYSPQGDQAEAISSLTRGALEGEKHQVLLGVTGSGKTYTMAKVIEAVNRSALVLAHNKTLAAQLYHEFKSFFPRNAVEYFVSYYDYYQPEAYIPSGDVYIEKEATINDELDKLRLSATKSLFERRDCIIIASVSCIYGLGSPEAYYGMLLFLEKGQQVKREDILRKLVEILYERSDGELRRGTFRVRGDVIEVFPAYDDFAYRIELWGDQVESLSQIDPLFATVKQRYLRLPIYPKSHYVMKPETKKRAIDSILEELAWWEGELQKQGRLVEAQRVHQRTRFDLEMIKSVGYCHGIENYSRHFTGRLPGEPPPTLLDYVPRDYLLFIDESHQTIPQLHGMWHGDRSRKSTLIEYGFRLPSALDNRPLTFEEFEHRVNQAIYVSATPGPYELTKSAGEVVEQIIRPTGLVDPEVEVRSVKGQIDDLLHEIRDRAQRKERVLVTTLTKRMAEDLAEYYSEVGVRCRYMHSEIETLERVKILRDLRKGEFDVLIGINLLREGLDLPEVSLVAVLDADKEGFLRSSGSLIQTIGRCARHLNGRAILYADTMTDSMRKAIDETERRRAIQQAYNEQNGITPQSISRPLQMSLAAIVEADYTDLTDQAEGIPEFKNQEELDAYIAKLESDMREAAKRFEFEKAAKLRDMIKDLRTKEFLFA; encoded by the coding sequence ATGGATTTCAAGCTTCATTCCGACTACAGCCCGCAGGGCGATCAGGCAGAAGCCATCTCCTCCCTGACTCGCGGCGCGCTCGAAGGCGAGAAGCACCAGGTCCTGCTTGGGGTTACGGGCTCGGGTAAGACTTACACCATGGCGAAGGTGATCGAAGCCGTGAATCGTTCGGCCCTCGTCCTGGCCCACAACAAGACGCTTGCCGCACAGCTCTACCACGAATTTAAGAGCTTCTTCCCCAGGAATGCCGTGGAGTATTTCGTATCCTATTACGACTATTACCAGCCCGAGGCCTACATTCCTTCCGGAGATGTGTACATCGAGAAGGAAGCGACGATTAATGATGAACTCGACAAACTGCGTCTGTCGGCAACCAAATCGCTATTCGAGCGGCGAGACTGCATCATCATCGCCTCTGTGTCCTGCATTTACGGCCTCGGCTCGCCCGAGGCCTACTACGGGATGCTGCTCTTTCTGGAAAAGGGACAGCAGGTCAAACGCGAGGATATTCTCCGCAAGCTGGTAGAAATTCTTTATGAACGTTCAGACGGCGAATTGCGTCGCGGTACGTTCCGTGTGCGCGGTGATGTGATAGAAGTCTTTCCCGCCTATGACGATTTCGCTTATCGCATCGAATTGTGGGGAGATCAGGTTGAGTCGCTGTCTCAAATCGACCCGCTATTCGCTACCGTCAAGCAACGCTACCTGCGGCTGCCGATCTATCCAAAATCGCATTACGTGATGAAGCCCGAAACCAAAAAGCGCGCCATTGACTCCATTCTGGAAGAGCTTGCATGGTGGGAAGGCGAATTGCAAAAACAGGGCAGGCTGGTGGAAGCGCAGCGTGTCCACCAGCGCACCCGCTTCGATCTGGAGATGATCAAGTCGGTCGGCTACTGCCACGGCATTGAAAACTATTCGCGTCACTTCACAGGACGTCTGCCGGGCGAACCTCCGCCGACGTTGCTGGATTATGTTCCTCGCGATTACCTGCTATTTATCGATGAATCCCACCAAACCATTCCTCAGTTACACGGAATGTGGCACGGGGACCGCTCCCGCAAATCCACACTGATTGAGTACGGCTTTCGCTTACCTTCGGCGCTGGATAATCGTCCGCTGACATTCGAAGAATTTGAGCATCGGGTGAATCAGGCGATCTATGTTTCAGCGACCCCTGGCCCTTACGAATTGACCAAATCAGCGGGGGAAGTGGTCGAGCAGATTATCCGTCCTACGGGCCTGGTGGATCCAGAAGTGGAAGTTAGGTCAGTGAAAGGCCAGATTGACGATTTGCTGCACGAAATCCGCGACCGCGCGCAGCGCAAGGAACGGGTGCTGGTCACAACGCTCACTAAGCGTATGGCCGAGGACCTGGCGGAGTATTACAGCGAGGTCGGCGTACGCTGCCGCTATATGCATTCGGAAATCGAAACTCTGGAGCGAGTCAAGATTCTGCGCGATCTGCGAAAAGGCGAGTTCGACGTGCTGATCGGAATCAATCTGCTGCGCGAGGGTCTTGATCTACCGGAGGTTTCGTTGGTAGCCGTTCTCGATGCCGACAAAGAAGGATTCCTGCGCTCCTCTGGCTCACTGATCCAGACCATCGGGCGCTGCGCCCGGCATCTGAACGGTCGCGCGATTCTTTACGCGGACACGATGACCGACTCCATGCGCAAAGCAATCGACGAGACTGAGCGCCGCCGCGCGATTCAGCAGGCCTACAACGAGCAAAACGGTATTACCCCGCAGTCGATTTCGCGGCCGCTACAGATGTCGCTGGCAGCCATTGTTGAAGCCGACTACACGGATCTTACCGATCAGGCTGAAGGCATTCCTGAATTTAAAAACCAGGAAGAACTCGACGCATACATCGCAAAGTTGGAAAGCGATATGCGCGAGGCAGCAAAGCGTTTTGAATTCGAAAAAGCTGCCAAGTTGCGCGACATGATCAAGGACCTGCGCACGAAAGAGTTCCTCTTCGCATAA
- a CDS encoding HAD-IA family hydrolase, which produces MLRIHRRIPAEDLRLLIFDLDGTLIDSRVDLCNSVNAMLRNFRRPELPCEMIATYIGDGAPMLVRRALGDPDDQEFLNAALQYFLAWYREHKLDHTQVYEGIREILEDIRRARNGQIKMAVLSNKPVNPSRAILEALGLSPFFFQVYGGNSFPTKKPDPLGAQELLREAGSASRQAAMIGDSANDVLTARNAGMWSIGLNWGLSPESLQRVPPDVLIDRPDELGELLLAGPEGPWTE; this is translated from the coding sequence ATGCTCAGAATTCACCGGCGCATTCCGGCGGAAGATCTGCGCCTGCTGATCTTCGATCTGGATGGAACGCTAATCGACTCGCGTGTCGACCTCTGCAACTCGGTCAATGCCATGTTGCGCAACTTTCGCCGACCAGAGCTGCCCTGCGAGATGATCGCGACCTACATCGGAGACGGTGCACCCATGCTGGTCAGGCGGGCTTTGGGCGACCCCGACGACCAGGAATTCCTGAATGCGGCGCTGCAATACTTCCTCGCCTGGTACCGGGAGCACAAGCTGGATCACACCCAGGTCTATGAAGGAATCCGGGAGATCCTGGAGGACATTCGCAGAGCGCGCAACGGCCAAATAAAGATGGCGGTACTGAGCAACAAGCCGGTGAATCCGTCGCGCGCCATTCTGGAGGCGCTCGGGTTGAGCCCCTTCTTTTTCCAGGTCTACGGCGGAAACAGCTTCCCAACGAAGAAGCCGGACCCCCTGGGTGCTCAGGAACTGCTGCGCGAAGCAGGTTCTGCATCGCGCCAAGCCGCCATGATCGGAGACTCAGCGAACGATGTGTTGACAGCGCGTAATGCCGGGATGTGGAGCATTGGTCTCAATTGGGGCCTATCTCCCGAATCTCTGCAGAGGGTTCCACCAGACGTGCTCATCGATCGTCCGGATGAACTTGGCGAACTCCTGCTGGCGGGGCCGGAGGGCCCGTGGACAGAATGA
- a CDS encoding dehydrogenase E1 component subunit alpha/beta codes for MATTKTEPRTAKLAEAPARTYEGLTPEQLIKAYRLMYTSRRLDDREILLKRQQRIFFQISGAGHEALMMAAGLVLKPAYDWFYPYYRDRTLCLALGVTPYDMLCQALGNAEDPASGGRQMPSHWGSKRLNIVTQSSPTGTQFLQAVGCAEAGRYFNQHPKAAAKVAGDYREFKEVRFEADEIVYCSMGDGATSEGEFWEAMNTAANRKLPVLFVCEDNEYAISVPVEVQTAGANISHLVANFPNFTFAEVDGCNLLESYGALKRAAEYVRSGRGPAFVHGHVVRPYSHSLSDDERLYRPEKERQDEAERDPIQSMQMFLLREGILDEGTITALEKEVDEEVQEATDRALVTPLPPKDSVKRFVYSPDLDPCSRQFETQPVFPEPKPGKAPVEKTMADLINACLKDEMKRDERVVIFGEDVADCSREQYLAEKSVKGKGGVFKLTSGLQCDFGSDRVFNSPLAEANIVGRAIGMGTRGLKPVVEIQFFDYIWPAMHQLRNEMPLIRWRSNNAFFCPMVVRVAIGGYLTGGGIYHSQSGENIFTHIPGMRVVFPSNALDANGLLRTAIRCDDPVMFLEHKRLYRETFGRAPYPGPDYLIPFGKARVVQPGADMTVVTYGAIVPRALQATQRLEREQGVKVELIDLRTLNPYDWEAIATSVHKTNRVIVAYEDTKSWGYGAEIAARIASDLFDELDAPVRRVAALDTFVAYQPALEDVILPQVDDLYQAMLEMSRY; via the coding sequence ATGGCGACGACCAAGACGGAGCCCAGGACAGCCAAACTGGCTGAAGCGCCGGCCAGGACCTATGAGGGTCTCACCCCCGAACAGCTCATCAAAGCGTACCGCCTGATGTATACCTCGCGGCGACTCGATGACCGCGAGATACTTCTTAAAAGACAGCAGCGTATCTTCTTCCAGATTTCCGGGGCCGGCCACGAAGCTTTGATGATGGCCGCGGGTCTTGTCCTGAAACCCGCTTACGACTGGTTTTATCCGTATTATCGCGATCGCACTCTGTGCCTGGCGCTGGGCGTCACTCCCTACGATATGCTGTGCCAGGCTTTGGGCAATGCGGAGGATCCCGCATCTGGCGGGCGCCAGATGCCTTCGCACTGGGGCAGCAAGCGGCTCAACATCGTCACCCAGTCTTCTCCCACGGGAACTCAGTTCCTGCAAGCCGTGGGGTGCGCCGAAGCGGGCCGTTATTTCAACCAGCATCCGAAAGCGGCCGCCAAAGTGGCGGGTGACTACCGAGAATTCAAGGAGGTCCGGTTCGAGGCGGACGAAATCGTTTACTGCTCGATGGGCGATGGCGCAACCAGCGAAGGCGAGTTCTGGGAGGCGATGAACACCGCAGCTAATCGCAAGTTGCCGGTGTTGTTTGTCTGCGAGGACAATGAATACGCCATCTCGGTGCCGGTGGAAGTGCAAACCGCGGGCGCCAACATTTCCCACCTGGTCGCAAATTTTCCGAACTTCACTTTCGCCGAGGTCGACGGCTGCAATCTCCTGGAAAGTTATGGAGCGCTGAAGCGAGCCGCTGAATACGTTCGCTCGGGAAGAGGCCCTGCCTTCGTGCACGGTCACGTCGTGCGGCCGTATTCGCACTCGCTCTCTGACGACGAACGCCTCTATCGCCCTGAGAAAGAACGTCAGGACGAAGCGGAGCGTGATCCCATACAGAGCATGCAGATGTTTCTCCTGCGAGAGGGCATTCTCGACGAAGGCACAATCACGGCGCTGGAAAAAGAAGTGGACGAAGAAGTTCAGGAAGCGACGGATCGTGCGCTGGTCACGCCCCTGCCGCCCAAAGACTCGGTCAAGCGGTTCGTTTATTCGCCGGATCTTGATCCGTGTTCCCGGCAATTCGAAACCCAGCCCGTCTTTCCCGAACCGAAGCCAGGTAAGGCGCCGGTCGAGAAGACCATGGCTGATCTCATCAACGCCTGCCTTAAGGACGAGATGAAGCGTGACGAACGCGTCGTCATCTTCGGGGAGGACGTTGCCGACTGCAGCCGCGAGCAATACCTGGCGGAAAAATCGGTAAAAGGGAAGGGCGGAGTATTCAAGCTGACCTCCGGCCTGCAGTGCGATTTCGGCAGCGACCGGGTGTTCAACTCGCCGCTCGCCGAAGCGAATATCGTGGGAAGAGCGATCGGCATGGGCACGCGCGGTTTGAAGCCGGTGGTCGAAATCCAGTTCTTCGATTACATCTGGCCGGCGATGCACCAGTTGCGCAATGAAATGCCGCTGATCCGCTGGCGTTCCAACAATGCCTTTTTCTGCCCCATGGTGGTCCGCGTAGCGATTGGTGGATACCTGACGGGAGGTGGAATTTATCACTCGCAGTCGGGCGAGAATATCTTTACCCACATCCCAGGGATGCGCGTGGTGTTTCCTTCCAATGCGCTGGATGCCAATGGACTCCTGCGCACCGCGATTCGTTGCGATGATCCCGTGATGTTCCTGGAACACAAGCGGCTCTACCGCGAGACTTTCGGGCGGGCGCCATATCCCGGGCCGGATTACTTGATCCCATTCGGAAAGGCGCGGGTTGTCCAGCCGGGAGCGGATATGACGGTAGTGACCTATGGAGCGATCGTCCCGCGGGCGTTACAAGCGACGCAGCGCCTGGAGCGCGAGCAGGGAGTGAAGGTAGAACTTATCGATTTGCGGACTCTGAATCCCTACGATTGGGAGGCGATCGCGACCTCAGTACACAAAACCAATCGCGTCATCGTTGCCTATGAAGACACTAAGAGCTGGGGATATGGGGCGGAGATCGCTGCGCGCATCGCCAGCGACCTGTTCGATGAACTTGATGCCCCCGTCCGGCGCGTCGCTGCTTTGGACACGTTCGTCGCATATCAGCCGGCGCTGGAAGACGTGATTCTGCCCCAGGTCGATGACCTCTATCAAGCCATGCTCGAGATGAGCAGGTACTGA
- a CDS encoding DoxX family protein, producing the protein MNLRFLDRLQPLGMFIARAAAGAIMVAHGYPKVFGGLHRHAELVHSLGMPGWLGYVSSFAELLGGILLILGLATRFAGLAVCIDLVVAIVKVHWKNGFTGQNNYQFPLALAAIAFLLIFTGAGPISLDWVFGRGGGVKK; encoded by the coding sequence TTGAACCTGCGCTTTCTTGATCGACTTCAGCCTTTGGGCATGTTCATTGCACGAGCTGCTGCTGGCGCCATCATGGTGGCGCATGGATATCCCAAGGTCTTTGGTGGCCTGCACAGGCACGCGGAGCTTGTCCATAGCCTGGGCATGCCCGGCTGGCTGGGCTATGTGTCGTCCTTCGCCGAGCTGCTGGGAGGAATTTTGCTGATCCTGGGCTTAGCCACGCGCTTTGCCGGACTGGCGGTCTGCATCGATCTGGTCGTGGCGATCGTGAAGGTGCACTGGAAGAATGGATTTACCGGGCAGAACAATTACCAGTTTCCGCTAGCGCTGGCCGCGATTGCTTTTTTACTCATCTTTACTGGGGCTGGCCCGATTTCGCTCGATTGGGTATTCGGCAGAGGTGGTGGGGTTAAGAAGTAA